One window from the genome of Salvia splendens isolate huo1 chromosome 9, SspV2, whole genome shotgun sequence encodes:
- the LOC121749288 gene encoding uncharacterized protein LOC121749288: MVDKDHKRFMKGNRSINDVHHRFVEDCTKANIGPTSTFNLLKEFFGGYDVVGCTLNDVRNCSRDIKEKLKQLVSLFWSDAESRKHYHMFGDVVAFDTTYSTNRYRMVLGPFTGKDNFIKEFRSCVWSELLDDIDILWTDIVEKYGVEIINGLRTYFTLQYNNAIDAQRNQTERLDYYDSIISPKYVIDLAFEKQLTSVYTDRIHLFFVLRKKDVNNIPEKYVGNRWLKSELLKAVHGLTSDESASDKGSNKDDKLHIGNRCHGRYFGLHQRAFRNKNHLIALDNVLAGIGPQIFTDDTTGSSLVDKNDSIMNIYGVVVPEEITAHAPDVVSSKGGASDKKSMIKSSIEKAIEKANKLHRRCAKCHKVTDHNARSCGKKQT; the protein is encoded by the exons ATGGTTGACAAAGATCATAAGAGATTTATGAAAGGAAATCGTAGTATAAATGATGTTCATCACAGGTTTGTTGAAGATTGCACCAAAGCTAACATTGGTCCTACTTCAACTTTCAACTTATTAAAGGAGTTTTTtggtggttatgatgttgttgGGTGTACGTTGAATGATGTTAGGAATTGTTCTCGTGATATAAAAGAGAAACTGAAACAA TTAGTGAGCTTATTTTGGTCTGATGCTGAGTCTCGGAAACATTACCATATGTTTGGAGATGTTGTAGCATTTGATACAACATATTCGACAAACAG GTATCGTATGGTGTTAGGTCCATTTACTGGGAAAGACAATTTTATTAAGGAGTTTAGGTCTTGTGTTTGGTCAGAATTGTTAGATGACATTGACATATTATGGACTGATATTGTTGAAAAATATGGTGTGGAGATCATAAATGGTTTAAGGACAT ACTTCACTCTTCAGTATAATAATGCCATTGATGCTCAAAGGAATCAAACTGAAAGGCTTGACTATTATGATTCTATAATCTCTCCAAAATATGTCATTGATTTAGCATTTGAGAAGCAATTGACATCTGTATACACGGATAGGAT CCACCTTTTCTTCGTCCTCAGAAAGAAAGATGTCAACAATATTCCAGAGAAATATGTTGGTAACCGGTGGCTGAAAAGTGAATTATTGAAGGCAGTTCATGGTCTCACGAGTGATGAAAGTGCGTCTGACAAAG GTTCAAACAAAGATGACAAACTACATATTGGTAACAGGTGTCATGGACGTTACTTTGGTCTACATCAACGCGCTTTTAGGAATAAAAATCATCTGATTGCTTTGGATAATGTGCTTGCGGGTATTGGTCCTCAAATTTTTACCGATGACACTACTGGATCGTCGTTAGTTGATAAAAATGATTCAATCATGAACATATATGGTGTTGTTGTACCTGAAGAAATAACTGCACATGCTCCAGATGTGGTTAGTTCAAAGGGAGGTGCAAGTGACAAGAAAAGCATGATTAAGTCAAGCATAGAGAAAGCAATTGAAAAAGCAAATAAACTTCATAGGCGTTGTGCAAAGTGTCATAAAGTGACTGATCATAATGCCAGAAGTTGTGGCAAAAAGCAAACATAA